Genomic DNA from Hordeum vulgare subsp. vulgare chromosome 2H, MorexV3_pseudomolecules_assembly, whole genome shotgun sequence:
catttgtccagatatatactttctgtctgatccagacagtgcgtgcatgcattgtatcccttgtttgactgtcctaaaatgttactaagagcaggccaatcattgatggttacgaaaagcaacgctcgaaggtcaaattcctcttgtttgtgctcgtcccagacacgtacacctggttcggcccacagctgtaaaagttcatcaactaatggccttaggtacacatcaatatcgttgtcgggttgctttggaccttggataagcactggcatcataatgaacttccgcttcatgcacaaccaaggaggaaggttgtagatacatagagtaatgggccaggtgctgtgactgtaactctgctccccaaaaggattcatgccatctgtactcagaccaaaccataagttccttgcgtcacctgcaaatctcggtaactctctctcgatttttctccactaccgaccatcagcggtgtgcctcgacttatcgtctttcatacgatcttccatgtgccatcccaacaactttgcatgatctttatttctgaacagacgtttcaaccgtggtattataggagcataccacatcaccttggcaggaaccctcttcctgggtggctcgccctcaatatcaccagggtcatcttttctgatcttataccgcaatgcagtgcataccgggcatttatccatattctcgtacttctcaccgcggtagaggatgcagtcattagggcatgcatgtatcttctgcacgtctaatcctagagggcagacaagcttatgTGCTTCGTacatgctggcgggcaattcgttctttcttggaagcatcgtcttcatcagtaccagcaacttttcgaatgacgagtcagtcacaccggtctctgccttccactttagcaattccagtgtgctacccagcttcttctggccatcttcaccagttgggtacaacaatttgttgtggtcctgtaacatctgctcgaactgcaacctctccttttctgtgtcgcaacctcgccgtgcatcagaaatgacccgaccaagatcatcagcgggctcatctggttcccgttcttcatcctgatcttcttcttcattgtcttccattgcggtatcagcatactcagggaacatagatcggtagttgtcatcatcgttctcttcttcttcatcgtcgtcttccatcataacccctctttctccgtgcttggtccaaacattatagcccgacataaaaccggacagaagcaggtggctctgaatgactcttgaggaagtgtaatccttctcattccgacattcaacacatggacaaaacatatagccaccaccatgcttgttcgcatctgcTGCATCTTGAAAAGAATGCATGCCTTctttgtaagcggctgtgcgtcgatcaccgtacatccatggatgactcatctgcgttatacaacagtatatcaaatacaatcacgaccctaaaaattagtaccgcacggtctaaacgaggaattatagttgctaaccttttagaataagtagaaataaagaggaagaggtttaagcgtggctcgggcatctcatatcgtagttgtgttcggtgaactgaagcggcatcgctctaacatacatttcaacaaacacctctagtacatccaagaaaaatggagagctagcacacacccacactctttcatccaagaaaaatgcaaggaagaggggagaggggggctgtggccaatatatataggcagaggactttagtcccggtttgagacacaaaccgggactaaaggtggcgcacatgcgggctgcacaccgcgtagccctttagtcccggtttgagacacaaaccgggactaaaggctccttacgggccgggaccaaagcctcgtgggcggcattgcgattttggggcgacgtggccgggcctttagtcccggcccagatggaggccgggactaaagggtccaggccaaaggcccgttttccactagtgacaaAACTTTGTATTCATGAAACAATGCATTTTTTGCAAGATCTTTTGTATTCTAATTTTCTTTAACAAAATCCTTATCGTAAAACCTCCTTTTTCCTAATTTTCTGCAACAAGATCCATGTTACATAATCTCTTCATCTCTTATTTTCGGCAAAACGACCTTTGTTGTAAAACCATATCTTCTCTAAGTTTCTGCGATAAGACATATGTTGCACAACACTCTTCTCCAattttctacgacaaaacccttgTTGCAAAAGTTACAATAAAATCTTCACTTCATCTAATTTTCTGCAACAAGACAAATATTATAAAAAATACAAGATTATCTCTAGCCGTTCATGCACTTACGCAGCGGTCGTCCGTTTTCATACGTTTGGCAACAAAGCCGTTGTTGCAAAGATAAGATGTAAAAGAGACGTAAGTGGTCCAGTAGGAGACGTATCCAGCAACAGAGGCCGGTTGATCATAATCATTTCCATTTTTTAAAGGGATCTATATATGTTGCCCGAACACCAAAACGCTGCAGTCTGAAGCTCGTCTATATAAAGACGCTGTCTAGGCCCTAGGGAAATCAAGCATGCGCAGTGTGGACGCAGATGGAGCCGCTTCTTATGCTCACGGCGCTCCTCCTTGTGCACGCGGTGGCTTTCCTGGTGTGCACGGCTGCTGCTCGTCGGCGGCACTCACAGTGCTACCTGCTGGACTACGTGTGCCATAAGCCGTCTGACGACCGCAAGGTTAGCACGGAGGTCGCCGGCAAGGTGATCGAGCGTAACAAGCGCCTCGGCATCCCCGACTACCGGTTCCTCCTCCGTGTCATCGTCCGCTCCGGCATCGGCGAAGAGAGCTACTCCCCGCGCAACGTCCTTGAGCACCGCGAGGACTCGCCCACCCACCAGGACGCGCTGGAGGAGATGGACGCCTTCTTCGACGAAGCCATCGCTGCGCTCTTCCTCAGGACTGGCATTGCGCCCCGCGACGTCGACGTGCTGGTCGTCAACGTCTCAATGTTCTCCCCTGCGCCGTCGCTCGCCTCCAGGATCGTGCACCGTTTCGGCATGCGCGAGGATGCCGCTACGTACAACCTTTCCGGCATGGGTTGCAGCGCTGCCCTGGTGTCACTGGATCTCGCGCGCAACGCGCTGCGGACGCGGCCGATGTCGCTAGCTCTGGTGGTCTCGACGGAGTCCATCGCCCCCAACTGGTACGCCGGCACCGACAGGTCCATGATGATGAGTAACTGCCTCTTTCGCTGCGGAGGCTCCGCCGTGCTGCTCACCAATGACCCGTCGTCGCTCCAGGGGCGTGCCAAGATGGCTCTCCGCCACCTCGTGCGAGCAAACACTGCCGCGGACGACGTGGCGCACGGGTGCGCGCTGCAGCGTGAGGACGACAACGGGCGCGTGGGGATGAGCCTCAGCAAGGCTTTGCCCAAGGCCGTCGTCCGGGTCATGGCACTAAACCTGCGGCGCCTCACCCCGCGCGTCCTCCCCGTGTCCGAGATCCTGCGGTTCGCCGCCAGCCACATGTCCAAGAAGCTTCTATCCCGCGTGCATGTGAAGGCACACGGACGCCACAAGATCAACTTCAAGACCGGCGTGGAGCACTTCTGCCTCCACCCCGGCGGCACCGCcgtagtcgaggcagtgaaggagAGCTTCGGTCTAGACGAGGACGACGTGGAGCCTTCGCGGATGACGCTGCACCGGTGGGGCAACACGTCTTCGAGCAGCCTCTGGTACGTCCTGTCCTACATGGAGGCCAAGGGGAGGCTCAAGAGAGGGGACAGGGTGCTCATGCTCACCTTTGGGTCGGGATTCAAGTCCAACAGTTGCCTGTGGGAGGTGACCCGTGACATGACTGACAAGGGCGCGTGGGCAGACTGCATCGACCAATACCCACCGGAGAGCATCACCAACCCCTACATGGAAAAGTACACATGGGTCAACGAGGTCGAGGATGTGGAGGTTTAGCAATCTGCACGCACTTCAATCTTGTTACTTGACGCAGTCTTAATCTTGTTACTTGACGCATTCTTATTTGTGTTTGTTCTTGCGAGCTCATTTCTGTAACTGCTACAATCTTTTTTCTCCTATCAATATGAAGATACGCAAATCCCTTGcgtatttgcaaaaaaaaaaaacaagtgGTACCCTACCCTGGTTAGTagaactagtacaaatgcccgtgcgttgcactggGCAAAAAATATCTCAAGGCCTTTCTATTAAAGAATAATCTGCACCCTTGTACTAAAAAACCACTACACAACAGTGATTGATTCAATCTCTGAAACCAAGCTACCTAAATCTACCTAATTGATCTTGTTTATTGATTCAACAGTAAGTAGTTGTAGCTTAATTTTCATTCGATTTCAATGGATTAATTCAAGCATTATTTTCTGCTTAAAATGAAGCTATACGATAATGGTTTTGTTATTTCTCTTATAAACTAAAAATGAAGCATTACTGTATGTCCTAAGAAACTATTTACTTGCAGCTATAAAAGGTTTTCATCCTTCCGAAGTGAAAACTCTATTGTGTACATGTATTTGAAAATAGGGGGAAGATAAGTTTCATGTGGTAATTAGCAGACACACTACTTAACCAGGAATAAGATTCACATAAAGTGAAGTGAGAGTTAACACTATATCAAACTAAACATGTTCCGAAGATTTACATTGATCTCCTTTGAAATGAACTGCAAAATATGCAGAAACCTGAAACTCTATCCAGGATGAGCACTATGATTGTTACTGCCAATTTTGATGCAGTCACACAAACTCTACTCGCAAACCTGCAATGCCAAGGAACTTAAGAGTACAAAGGAGCGTGTGCGTTGCAACAGGATAAAAAATAACACACGTTCTTAACCTAATAGTTATAACTCTCTAATAGGTCCATGTCCcttattttcacatggcatcacatttgtgttgtcaaCAATGGCCTCAATGCTCACTGAATGCTCTCTCGTCTCcatcccttcctctctctctctctctctctctctctctctcgggctTTTAAATTATGCAACATATGGATGTTTGTCTTCGTTAAATAGACCACGGGTCAATTAGGCTCTATTATCTCTTTGCTTCCCGATTTCCTCTATGAATCCaacctctctttcctttcttatttCCTTTCTATTTCTGTTCTCTCTTTCCTTATTCCCAAGACGACTTCTTAACACCCAAGAAAGGCAAAGTTGTATATAAATCAGAGGGATTGTATCTAAAGGGTCGATGTGGGACAATTTAATAACTTAATTGATCCTTTTATATATACCTAACAAAAAATACAACGTAGCTTAGTTGGCCACTTCATCCTATAGAGAACTGGAGGTAAAAAAATTAAGAAAAGAAGTGCTTTCACCTAGGATCGAACTCAGACCTAACAGGTGAAAGGGCGACAGCCCAGCCACTGGGCCGGTTACGTGTTGATAGCTAATATGTGGCCCGTTTGCTCATAACCATGACTGGTGTAGCATTTTTTTTTAAAACGAAACTTTTTTGTCACTTatgggtggcattggtgggtaatttttgcCAACTTTAAGGACAAATTCAATGACGTACTACAGAAGCAAtacgtgctttattattatagcaaaagagcccgtgcgttgcaacggaagagaaaataacacacgctctgaacgcaatatattttcacatggcatcacatttgtgttgctgACGATGGCTTTAGTGCTCACACAAAGAAAACCCGTTTGAATgtacagtcactcggaataagatgaaaaatatgttgtttctccccatgaGGTTTTTCAAAGGTgagcatgtgtggttaacgatgttttctttcctctcaatttggtttttaatttaatggatgtttattgcaattcgtatcgtcgccggaaagagagaaaaaagaccgTACACTaaagattaagtttgcaccaaaaataatacttaagaagtattcaacagctaaaaataacatcctatttagattctacatattttttaatcaaatttcatatataacatgttaaaatcggagttacggtttaaaagatatggataattttgttttagataaaatttgGATTGATTATCTGAAAAGTTAGGGTTTTTTTGTTAAAAGACGgagggcgggttgattacctgaaacatcaggttTTTTTTTGAACAATGCAAAAAACGATTCATTTtatgacttaaatccggactacGGGTTGATTTCAGGAAACGTCGGGTTTTTTTTTGTAAAAGTGGCACGACGAAACGTTTTCCTCACTTAAGAAAGGACCGCGGATTGATTAACTAAAAATAGAGGGACTTTTTCGCAAaaatgccacgacggacgaccagaaacccgaAAAATGTAACATTGTTTGAGACATATGGAATACACTGCATATAGAAATACAGTAGAAATATGATAAGTGCTTTTGTTTTATGAAACTACTGGTGAACattaataacaaagcataatTGTGCAATCTGAAGAACATGAAAAATATAACAATAGAAAAATGTAAAGTCACCTTTTAGATGTTTTTTGTAAACACAGTAAGAATATTATAGTATGTTTTGTTAGTAAgccatgatttttttttaaacaagTTGGAAAGCGAAGCTCTCTCTCTCCTTGCTATATTACGTGCTATCCATGAAAGGGCAAGCCATAATTATGCAATTATGATGCGTGCTAGATTCTTCTTTTATCTCATTGGTATTATAGAGAGGCATGGTTCTCCGATCATTCGTTTGAACCCTATCAAGCTTTCATTCTCTCTCTGGTATATGATGCTATCCATGCAAGGGCAAGCCAGTGTGCAAGTCCTCTATGCATGTGACACATGCATCTCTTTGATATTATTGCATCGTAGTTGTCCGACTATCCATTGGAACCTTATGaagcgctctctctctccctccctccctccccctcactccctccctccctccctccccccctctctctctctctcttctaacCATCCATGTGAAATATCCTCATTATGCTTCTTTGGTGCTTGCTCATTCACTGGAAGGCCTCTCTTGTGTTGCATCATGTATATTTGTTTATTTCTGAAGCCACATGTTGATATTTCATGTAACTTGCCAACATATAAATCAAGATTTGCTTGCCAagaaatttcaatgggtgtctCACGGTCCATAAGAGAAGGTCCATAGTGCAGAGTCTAATTAATTTGATGAAGAGCAGACATACGAAGGCTAGGCTAAGGTACAAATTTAACCGTGCATGCGGGATGGACAAAAAATTATATACGTAAAATCAGAAGAAAGGATCAATCcctcttttattattaattaaagACTAATGAAAAAGTAGGTATAGATAGGatagaaaaaaagataaaaaaaagggCAAAAAGCAAGATCCTGGGCGCGAACCAATGTCTCTGGATTAGAAAGTTCATTCTCTAGCCAGTGCGGCACCCTAGTGCGTGCGTTACATTTGGTGATCGCTTGTAAATAAATCAAAGACCACAGATAGGAAAGAAAAAGgatgaaaaaagagaaaagcaaaaaaaGCGGGAACCTAGGCTCGCGGGTGTTCCCAATAGAAGATTCAGTCCGTAGCCACTACGGCAACCATAGTGCGAGTGTAACATTTGCAGAT
This window encodes:
- the LOC123431237 gene encoding 3-ketoacyl-CoA synthase 12-like — its product is MEPLLMLTALLLVHAVAFLVCTAAARRRHSQCYLLDYVCHKPSDDRKVSTEVAGKVIERNKRLGIPDYRFLLRVIVRSGIGEESYSPRNVLEHREDSPTHQDALEEMDAFFDEAIAALFLRTGIAPRDVDVLVVNVSMFSPAPSLASRIVHRFGMREDAATYNLSGMGCSAALVSLDLARNALRTRPMSLALVVSTESIAPNWYAGTDRSMMMSNCLFRCGGSAVLLTNDPSSLQGRAKMALRHLVRANTAADDVAHGCALQREDDNGRVGMSLSKALPKAVVRVMALNLRRLTPRVLPVSEILRFAASHMSKKLLSRVHVKAHGRHKINFKTGVEHFCLHPGGTAVVEAVKESFGLDEDDVEPSRMTLHRWGNTSSSSLWYVLSYMEAKGRLKRGDRVLMLTFGSGFKSNSCLWEVTRDMTDKGAWADCIDQYPPESITNPYMEKYTWVNEVEDVEV